Proteins encoded together in one Asterias rubens chromosome 4, eAstRub1.3, whole genome shotgun sequence window:
- the LOC117289073 gene encoding trace amine-associated receptor 9-like, translating to MNASEMNSTTPTTNDNKDSDAIKVVCYVMIVLGFCGVLGNILVCVVILRVKFLHNITNYLLVNLAVADTVSCIAACLHYLVANKRCVIIHFVPQSTLGKDLYCRILVSTFFVWSCCFCTGYSLCLVTLEKYIGIVQPLQYPRKLTKKRIKVLLALVWVGSIVISLPFLFTIGASPNPNQACRDISYYHPLLQIVHSLVLFLTHYLIPIVFMCWAYFKIQATLSKQAEYLKQQHVKQAALSLLVARQRLVSLLKMVLGALIVLWTPAYLLDLICPNIELEFNLVPFCSSDTAQLVFEITNCLFYLNSVINPVIYEFKYKKFRQGLKEVLGCRVKRKENQVTVQMTGKM from the coding sequence ATGAATGCATCTGAGATGAATTCTACTACACCAACAACCAATGACAATAAGGACTCTGATGCTATTAAGGTAGTATGTTATGTAATGATTGTACTTGGATTCTGTGGTGTACTTGGCAATATCTTGGTCTGTGTTGTAATTCTTAGAGTCAAATTTCTGCATAATATCACAAACTATTTACTGGTCAATTTGGCTGTTGCTGATACTGTATCTTGCATTGCTGCTTGCCTTCATTACCTTGTTGCAAACAAAAGATGtgtaattattcattttgtacCACAAAGTACTTTGGGAAAAGACTTGTACTGTAGAATTTTGGTcagcacattttttgtttggagTTGCTGCTTTTGTACAGGATACAGTCTATGTTTAGTTACATTAGAAAAATATATTGGTATAGTTCAACCACTTCAGTATCCAAGAAAGTTAACCAAGAAACGGATAAAGGTTCTTCTTGCTTTGGTGTGGGTAGGGTCAATAGTTATTTCTCTGCCATTCCTTTTTACAATTGGAGCAAGCCCTAATCCCAATCAGGCTTGTCGAGATATCTCTTATTATCATCCCTTACTTCAAATAGTCCACAGCTTAGTCTTATTTCTTACACATTACTTAATCCCAATTGTATTCATGTGTTGGGCATACTTTAAGATTCAAGCAACGTTAAGCAAACAAGCTGAATACTTGAAGCAACAACATGTCAAACAAGCCGCTTTGAGTCTCCTGGTTGCTAGGCAACGCTTAGTAAGCTTGCTTAAGATGGTGCTCGGCGCCCTCATTGTCCTATGGACTCCAGCTTACTTATTGGACCTGATTTGCCcaaatattgaacttgagttTAATTTAGTGCCTTTCTGTAGCTCAGATACGGCTCAATTAGTCTTTGAGATTACCAATTGTTTGTTCTATTTGAATTCCGTAATAAACCCAGTCATCTATGAATTTAAGTACAAGAAGTTCCGTCAAGGATTGAAAGAAGTTTTGGGTTGCCGTGTTAAAAGGAAAGAAAACCAAGTCACTGTCCAGATGACTGGGAAGATGTAA